One genomic window of uncultured Desulfovibrio sp. includes the following:
- the groES gene encoding co-chaperone GroES has translation MNLKPLHDRVLVKRVESEEKTAGGLFIPDTAKEKPSKGEVIAVGPGKVENGNRIEMSVKVGDTVLFNKYAGTEVKLDGVEHLVMREDDILAILD, from the coding sequence ATGAACCTGAAACCTCTCCATGACCGTGTACTGGTCAAGCGCGTCGAATCCGAAGAAAAGACCGCCGGCGGCCTTTTCATTCCCGATACCGCCAAGGAAAAGCCCTCCAAGGGTGAAGTGATCGCCGTGGGTCCCGGCAAGGTGGAAAACGGCAACCGCATCGAAATGTCCGTGAAGGTTGGCGACACCGTGCTGTTCAACAAGTATGCCGGCACCGAAGTGAAGCTGGACGGTGTTGAACACCTCGTGATGCGCGAAGACGACATCCTCGCCATTCTCGACTAA
- a CDS encoding ACT domain-containing protein — translation MKAEQISVFLENRAGRLAEVTRTLAEANVNIRALSLADTSDFGILRLIVCNPEHAKNVLKEKGFTLGRTSVVAVEVPDRPGGLDSVLQLVSQHDINVEYMYAFLRHDCDRAIMIFRFDKVDMAIDLLKDNGFIILPPEKICGF, via the coding sequence ATGAAGGCTGAACAGATATCCGTCTTTCTCGAAAATCGCGCCGGCCGTCTGGCCGAAGTAACCCGCACCCTGGCGGAAGCCAATGTCAATATTCGCGCCCTTTCCCTGGCGGATACGTCTGACTTCGGCATCCTGCGCCTCATTGTCTGCAATCCGGAGCATGCCAAGAACGTGCTGAAGGAAAAGGGCTTTACCCTCGGCCGCACCTCGGTGGTGGCGGTGGAGGTGCCCGACCGTCCCGGCGGCCTGGACAGCGTGCTGCAACTGGTGTCCCAGCATGACATCAACGTGGAATACATGTATGCCTTCCTGCGGCATGACTGTGACCGCGCCATCATGATCTTCCGCTTTGACAAGGTGGACATGGCCATTGACCTGCTGAAGGACAACGGCTTCATCATCCTGCCCCCCGAAAAGATCTGCGGCTTCTAG
- a CDS encoding twin-arginine translocase TatA/TatE family subunit yields MFGIGTQEILIILVIVLLLFGAKKLPEIGGGLGRAIRNFKRASSEPDEIDITPGKDKQQASSSEDDSRKA; encoded by the coding sequence ATGTTCGGTATCGGCACCCAGGAAATACTCATCATTCTTGTCATCGTCCTGCTGTTGTTCGGCGCCAAGAAACTGCCGGAAATCGGCGGTGGACTGGGGCGCGCCATCCGCAATTTCAAACGAGCCTCCTCGGAGCCTGACGAAATCGACATCACCCCCGGCAAGGACAAGCAGCAGGCTTCCTCTTCCGAGGATGATTCCCGCAAAGCCTAA
- a CDS encoding D-alanyl-D-alanine carboxypeptidase family protein, translated as MTVSSLRRSAAGGWSACRLAALLLLVLALLLVPAGQACAGVRAAILVNMKTGKILYERNGNLSIPPASLTKLMTMYLALDAVRDGRISLQQPVRVTREASRAGGSRMQLRANQRVSLSNLLMGMMVASGNDAALAVAHALSGNSTRRFVQMMNRKARALRLTRTVFKNPNGLPAAGQKTTARDMMRLALSYLRTHPSSSRYHGTRYFTYGGRTMRNTNRLLGKVLGVNGLKTGFTAASGYNIIVTAERKGVKLMVVVLGGSSRVARDRMAYRLLETGFKYPASPTRVQRAMGSRRR; from the coding sequence ATGACCGTATCTTCTCTTCGTCGCTCCGCTGCTGGCGGATGGTCCGCATGCCGCCTGGCGGCCCTGCTGCTTCTGGTACTGGCCCTGCTGCTGGTACCGGCTGGCCAGGCCTGTGCCGGTGTGCGGGCCGCCATTCTGGTCAACATGAAGACCGGAAAAATCCTGTACGAGCGCAATGGCAATCTGAGCATTCCCCCCGCCTCCCTGACCAAGCTCATGACCATGTATCTGGCGCTTGATGCCGTCCGGGACGGGCGCATATCCCTGCAACAGCCTGTCCGCGTCACCCGCGAGGCATCCCGGGCCGGCGGATCGCGCATGCAGCTGCGCGCCAATCAGCGCGTGAGCCTGTCCAATTTGCTCATGGGCATGATGGTGGCCTCGGGCAATGATGCGGCCCTGGCCGTGGCCCATGCTCTGTCGGGCAACAGCACCCGGCGCTTTGTGCAGATGATGAACCGCAAGGCCCGCGCCCTGCGGCTGACGCGCACCGTTTTCAAGAATCCCAACGGCCTGCCCGCCGCCGGTCAGAAAACCACCGCCAGGGACATGATGCGCCTGGCCCTGTCCTATCTGCGCACGCATCCGTCCTCCAGCCGCTACCACGGTACCCGCTACTTTACCTATGGCGGACGGACCATGCGCAATACCAACCGCCTGCTGGGCAAGGTGCTGGGCGTCAACGGCCTGAAAACGGGCTTCACCGCCGCCAGCGGCTACAATATCATCGTGACGGCCGAGCGGAAGGGCGTGAAGCTCATGGTGGTGGTGCTGGGGGGCAGCAGCCGCGTGGCTCGTGACCGCATGGCCTACCGCCTGCTCGAAACAGGCTTCAAGTATCCCGCGTCTCCCACCCGCGTGCAGCGGGCCATGGGCAGCCGGCGGCGTTGA
- a CDS encoding AI-2E family transporter has translation MIQTLFPRILYLLAILAGVLLLRGNPTTLFLAACFACLSLPIYRRFVHAAFRRRRKLLQHPPGLVRHLRLRINERSPLAAYVLLVISAVTVPIATLVLLVSPQVAGGLVRLRELRENNFQMPADWVERFRALEAKLSAYPGLESTYRETVQNINKTLSDSMGLLINRGFDVLGGTMNALWCLVLFVILTIIFALYGRRVALITSRVLQMPLAMLYRFVSAFRRALRGIMLGIILVAMVQGVLCGIGFAVAGINQPAFWGLLAAVVAPIPFVGTALVWLPLCISLWFTGKTMAAVGLALWGTLAVAGVDNVLRPLFLRQGIKAPFFVLVLAILCGLTSFGPVGLVMGPVLLAFAKQALEEAHRFYV, from the coding sequence ATGATACAAACGCTCTTTCCCCGCATTCTTTATTTGCTGGCCATTCTGGCGGGCGTGCTGCTGCTGCGCGGCAATCCCACCACCCTCTTTCTGGCGGCCTGCTTTGCCTGCCTCAGCCTGCCCATTTACCGGCGCTTTGTGCATGCGGCCTTCCGCCGGCGCCGCAAGCTGCTGCAGCATCCCCCGGGTCTGGTGCGCCACCTGCGCCTGCGCATCAATGAACGATCCCCCCTGGCCGCCTACGTGCTGCTGGTTATTTCCGCCGTCACCGTGCCCATCGCCACCCTGGTGCTGCTGGTTTCCCCCCAGGTGGCAGGCGGTCTTGTCCGCCTGCGCGAGCTGCGGGAAAACAATTTTCAGATGCCCGCCGACTGGGTGGAGCGCTTTCGCGCCCTTGAGGCCAAGCTCTCCGCCTATCCCGGCCTGGAATCCACGTATCGGGAAACCGTCCAGAACATCAACAAGACCCTGAGCGACTCCATGGGCCTGCTCATCAACCGCGGTTTCGACGTGCTGGGCGGCACCATGAACGCCCTGTGGTGTCTGGTGCTCTTTGTCATCCTCACGATCATCTTTGCCCTGTACGGGCGCCGTGTGGCGCTCATCACCTCCCGCGTGCTGCAAATGCCCCTGGCCATGCTCTACCGCTTTGTTTCGGCCTTTCGCCGTGCCCTGCGCGGCATCATGCTGGGCATCATCCTTGTGGCCATGGTCCAGGGCGTGCTCTGCGGCATCGGCTTTGCCGTGGCGGGCATCAACCAGCCCGCCTTCTGGGGGCTGCTGGCCGCCGTGGTGGCGCCCATTCCCTTTGTGGGCACGGCGCTGGTCTGGCTGCCGCTGTGCATTTCGCTCTGGTTCACGGGCAAGACCATGGCCGCCGTGGGGCTGGCCCTGTGGGGAACCCTGGCCGTGGCCGGCGTGGACAATGTGCTGCGCCCGCTCTTTCTGCGCCAGGGCATCAAGGCGCCGTTTTTTGTGCTGGTGCTGGCCATTCTGTGCGGCCTGACCAGCTTTGGCCCCGTGGGCCTTGTCATGGGGCCGGTGCTGCTGGCCTTTGCCAAGCAGGCCCTGGAAGAAGCCCACCGGTTTTACGTATGA
- a CDS encoding glycosyltransferase, with protein sequence MDTTIIPTLLAGDLAVRCTVLLLTSDPQASREEWEQAFGGAAVQLCKDTAALNAAMRAAATHYCLVWSDALQPPEGLLPQLVSRLEADPACLGISPLWRYAGANGRDHVSMAGLAVDGGGCLRVPHEGLPAAEASHADLLRCRLLPGQSLLLRRDAVLAQGGFAEQLDTLAGPDLCLRLAGAYGAGAFFAVTPRAQARLRDIFLPLRITEQWNSLAEAGRLPEAPRPDMADMCGDVCAVNAWLMQGHADLVMAAPLPENAAWEEAYLAWRATGDAGRLAPLLAAMPADEAHTLRRLCRQFSSCLPHALEWYVARQADLVRCAGRSGQDGMQAALADWDAAAFRQQLLLPAMHALHMADVYECSLAQCAGLYPAWRELKDGPRRAPQAAPSQVGRPAPCPEDAACPPVAVLLPVRHAGLQELRASVDSLLAQQHACWQLCLVDDGASEATAAWLRQLPHEDSRIACRKSSSSGLAAALRTALDMSRAPWLLVLNEGDSLAPDALSAMARVVAGQPELRLVYADEDQVDGRGLARDPWFKTGFDRDLLEGGDVLGRPVLMARESVLACGGIARDGVDGAEAYDLLLRLTDSLEDRQVTQLPLVLYHRRADGPCARGHERGEAAAVRALEAHGVRTGRTAEICPLGRGVFRLALPVPASPPAVSVVVLARPGVEPSSRLVEALEGLGRQWPCDVLWQPVEQSPEAVLPAPVAGWRALPPATSWAGGCNAAAEAAAGELLFFLDAALLPLPGCRPEQLLLQALRPGMGVVGGTVYRGGSVWNAGLVPGAGGLPFAWLRGTARSDLARAGRGLLRISRPAIAAPMECLVVRRDLFRDRNGFNVNFGSLAGADFCLGAARRRLKTLMCAWGQWELTGDHLEDALAVAVQVAIQEGSGTQCGTLRAAESRENYIAYQQILQRFKDRWGDDIRRSPLRNPQLGASFDNDWRTPL encoded by the coding sequence ATGGACACGACTATCATACCCACGTTACTGGCTGGGGATTTGGCCGTGCGCTGCACCGTGCTGCTGCTGACTTCTGACCCGCAGGCATCCCGTGAAGAATGGGAGCAGGCGTTCGGAGGCGCGGCGGTGCAGCTCTGCAAGGATACGGCGGCGCTCAATGCGGCCATGCGTGCCGCCGCCACCCATTACTGTCTTGTCTGGAGCGATGCCCTGCAACCGCCGGAGGGTCTGCTGCCCCAGCTGGTCAGCCGTCTGGAGGCTGACCCCGCCTGCCTGGGCATAAGTCCGCTCTGGCGGTATGCGGGGGCAAACGGCCGGGACCATGTGAGCATGGCCGGTCTGGCCGTGGATGGCGGCGGCTGCCTGCGTGTGCCGCACGAGGGCCTGCCCGCGGCGGAGGCCAGCCATGCGGACCTGCTGCGCTGCCGGCTGCTGCCGGGGCAAAGTCTGCTGCTGCGGCGTGACGCCGTGCTGGCGCAGGGCGGTTTTGCCGAACAGCTGGACACGCTGGCCGGGCCGGACCTGTGCCTGCGCCTGGCCGGTGCCTATGGTGCCGGCGCCTTCTTTGCCGTGACCCCGCGGGCGCAGGCCCGCCTGCGGGACATCTTTCTGCCGCTGCGCATCACGGAGCAGTGGAACAGCCTGGCGGAGGCCGGGCGTCTGCCGGAGGCCCCGCGGCCCGATATGGCGGACATGTGCGGCGATGTCTGCGCGGTCAATGCCTGGCTCATGCAGGGGCATGCCGACCTGGTGATGGCCGCGCCCCTGCCGGAAAATGCCGCGTGGGAAGAGGCCTACCTTGCCTGGCGCGCCACGGGAGATGCCGGCCGTCTGGCGCCGCTGCTGGCGGCCATGCCCGCTGACGAGGCCCACACGCTGCGCCGGCTGTGCCGGCAGTTCTCCTCCTGCCTGCCCCATGCGCTGGAATGGTATGTGGCCCGGCAGGCCGACCTTGTGCGCTGCGCCGGCCGCAGCGGGCAGGACGGCATGCAGGCTGCCCTGGCGGACTGGGATGCGGCGGCCTTCCGGCAGCAGCTGCTGCTGCCCGCCATGCACGCCCTGCACATGGCCGACGTGTACGAGTGTTCGCTGGCCCAGTGTGCCGGCCTGTACCCTGCCTGGCGCGAGCTGAAGGACGGTCCGCGCCGTGCCCCGCAGGCGGCCCCGTCGCAGGTGGGCCGTCCTGCGCCGTGCCCGGAAGACGCGGCATGCCCGCCCGTGGCCGTGCTGCTGCCGGTGCGCCATGCCGGCCTGCAGGAGCTGCGGGCCAGTGTGGATTCGCTGCTGGCCCAGCAGCATGCCTGCTGGCAGCTCTGCCTTGTGGATGACGGCGCTTCCGAGGCCACGGCGGCCTGGCTGCGGCAGCTGCCCCACGAGGACAGCCGCATTGCCTGCCGGAAATCTTCGAGCAGCGGGCTGGCCGCGGCCCTGCGCACGGCCCTGGACATGAGCCGGGCGCCCTGGCTCCTGGTGCTGAACGAGGGAGACAGCCTTGCGCCTGACGCGCTGTCCGCCATGGCCCGCGTTGTGGCCGGGCAGCCGGAGCTGCGCCTTGTGTATGCCGACGAGGACCAGGTGGACGGGCGCGGGCTTGCCCGCGACCCCTGGTTCAAAACCGGTTTTGACCGTGACCTGCTGGAAGGGGGCGATGTGCTGGGCCGGCCCGTGCTCATGGCCCGCGAGAGTGTGCTGGCCTGCGGGGGCATTGCCCGGGACGGCGTGGACGGGGCAGAAGCCTACGACCTGCTGCTGCGGCTGACAGACAGTCTGGAAGACCGGCAGGTGACTCAGCTGCCGCTGGTGCTCTATCACCGGCGGGCTGACGGCCCCTGCGCCCGCGGGCATGAGCGGGGTGAGGCCGCAGCGGTCCGGGCACTGGAGGCCCATGGCGTGCGCACCGGGCGCACGGCCGAAATATGCCCGCTGGGCCGGGGAGTGTTCCGGCTGGCGCTGCCTGTGCCGGCATCGCCGCCTGCTGTCAGCGTGGTGGTGCTGGCTCGTCCCGGTGTGGAGCCTTCTTCCCGGCTGGTGGAAGCGCTGGAGGGTCTTGGACGGCAGTGGCCCTGTGACGTGCTCTGGCAGCCGGTGGAGCAGTCTCCTGAAGCCGTGCTTCCCGCGCCTGTTGCCGGCTGGCGGGCGCTGCCGCCGGCCACAAGCTGGGCAGGGGGCTGCAATGCCGCGGCGGAGGCCGCTGCCGGCGAGCTGCTCTTTTTCCTGGATGCGGCGCTGCTGCCCCTGCCGGGCTGCCGGCCGGAACAGCTGCTGCTCCAGGCCCTGCGCCCCGGCATGGGCGTGGTGGGCGGCACGGTGTACCGCGGGGGGAGTGTCTGGAATGCGGGGCTTGTGCCCGGCGCCGGCGGACTGCCCTTTGCCTGGCTGCGCGGTACGGCGCGGAGTGACCTTGCCCGGGCGGGGCGGGGCCTGCTGCGCATCAGCCGGCCGGCCATTGCCGCGCCCATGGAATGCCTGGTGGTGCGCCGGGACCTGTTCCGCGACCGCAATGGCTTCAATGTGAACTTCGGCAGCCTGGCCGGGGCGGATTTCTGCCTTGGGGCAGCCCGTCGCCGGCTGAAGACCCTTATGTGCGCCTGGGGCCAGTGGGAACTGACAGGGGACCATCTGGAAGATGCCCTGGCCGTGGCGGTGCAGGTGGCCATTCAGGAAGGCTCCGGCACCCAGTGCGGCACCCTGCGTGCGGCAGAGTCGCGCGAGAACTATATTGCCTATCAGCAGATATTGCAGCGCTTCAAGGATCGCTGGGGGGACGACATCCGGCGCAGTCCGCTGCGTAATCCGCAGCTGGGCGCCTCGTTTGACAACGACTGGCGGACTCCCCTGTAA
- a CDS encoding DUF3467 domain-containing protein: protein MPALKKTPANSAYPDQSAQADPAQVRVALLPAPGMRTTYANAFQTTFAAGEVLLTACVSQQERDQQGPVLAVQPQLRLGMTPHSAKRLAAALAQAIQQYEEQFGEIAL from the coding sequence ATGCCCGCCCTGAAAAAAACCCCTGCCAACAGCGCCTATCCTGACCAGAGCGCACAGGCCGATCCCGCACAGGTGCGCGTAGCCCTGCTGCCCGCCCCCGGCATGCGCACCACCTATGCCAATGCCTTTCAGACCACTTTCGCCGCAGGCGAGGTGCTGCTCACGGCCTGCGTCAGCCAGCAGGAACGCGACCAGCAGGGCCCCGTGCTTGCCGTGCAGCCTCAGCTGCGCCTGGGCATGACGCCCCACAGCGCCAAGCGCCTGGCTGCCGCCCTGGCCCAGGCCATTCAGCAGTACGAGGAACAGTTCGGCGAAATTGCCCTCTAG
- a CDS encoding OmpH family outer membrane protein, with translation MPRLATLLPGLALLLALPLAGCLDTGGRPPVVCVDVERILTQSKAAGQANDHVQKVQDILQKGLAAYQEELKKHPEEKRQQELRQGLALLQRQLDVERAAARNVVSQHMLAQIASWRAQKGEAIVIARQNVLDAPDSVDITADILRLMDAGSVTFAELPTVTIRSQTPDQAAQSGTAEKSGAKPAKK, from the coding sequence ATGCCCCGTCTTGCCACCCTTCTGCCCGGCCTTGCGCTGCTGCTTGCCCTGCCGCTGGCCGGATGCCTGGACACCGGCGGCAGGCCCCCTGTGGTCTGCGTGGATGTGGAGCGCATCCTCACCCAGTCCAAGGCCGCCGGGCAGGCCAATGACCATGTGCAAAAGGTCCAGGACATTCTGCAAAAGGGCCTGGCCGCCTATCAGGAAGAGCTGAAAAAACACCCCGAAGAAAAACGCCAGCAGGAACTGCGCCAGGGCCTGGCCCTGCTGCAACGCCAGCTGGATGTGGAGCGCGCCGCCGCCCGCAACGTGGTCAGCCAGCACATGCTGGCCCAGATCGCATCCTGGCGCGCCCAGAAGGGAGAGGCCATTGTCATTGCCCGGCAGAATGTGCTGGACGCGCCGGACAGCGTGGACATCACCGCGGATATCCTCCGCCTCATGGATGCCGGCAGCGTCACCTTTGCGGAGCTGCCCACCGTGACCATCCGCAGCCAGACGCCCGACCAGGCCGCCCAAAGCGGCACGGCAGAAAAATCCGGCGCCAAACCCGCCAAAAAATAA